The nucleotide sequence TGCCTTGTACTTCAGCTTCTGAGCATACAGCTCATCTATGGGCCGTGAAGTGGAAGGCAGAGGAGCAAGGGCGTGGAAGGTGGAGGGTGATCAGATGGAGGGTGAAGGAGGTGGCATGGAGACCATCCAGAAACAGCAGCAGGAAGAAAAGGGCAATGCAGGAAGGAAGTAATGGCAACAGGTGGTCGGAAGAAGAggaggatttaaaataaaaacaaaaaataacaacaaataaccatcagaaaatgaaatgagaatgacTTGATGTGATAAATCATAATCAAACATGGAGTCAGTACGCCACATGAAGACTTAAAAAACGAAACTAAATAAAAGTTGACTGAGTGGATAGTGAAATATTCTTTTATAGAGCTGTATTTTTAATGATACTGAAATAGCTCGCAATCTGTAGCCAGAAACACTGGAAGGGAGATTTCAAAGGCCAATGTTAGGTGGGACAGTTTGTAATTACAGTCTGTTATCCTTATCTTGCCCTACCTTAAAGTCACCAACTTCCTGCCTGAACTAGTCATGGAGGTATGGAGTTCTTGAAGTGTCTTTTAAGCTACCCATCTCTCTGCCCATTCTAATCTCTGTCCAAACCCATTGCGCATCATTCCTGTCCCAGAAGAGTGGAGTGGGATGctcattcttttttgtaataGTGCACTCCATGGTGATTCAAACTCTCAGTCTTCTACCTTTTGTCTGGATgaagctttttttgtttgtttgtttggggcaAGATTATTTTGCAATTGTCtctttttcttgtataagtgTTTTACCATACTTGCTACTATATACTACTCTATTTTAATAACCTCCGTTTTCCCTTCCCGTAGACTCCTAGACtctgacactctctctctctctctctctctctctctctccccctcccatccctcttttctctccatatatacatacacacaaacatatatatgtatacacatacacttaTAATCACATTCATCTACAGAACAGATTTATAGCAGAcccatcatgtctttcagatCTCAACATCATCACTTTCCACACAAAGAGATCAAACTGTTCTAAATGAACTTTAAAGGAGGCAGATCTAAAAGTTTAAAAGCAAGTCTGAAAATATCAGGAGGAAAAGAGTAGCAAGAGCAAAATAACTGCCCGCCTAAACAATGAATTAAGGTTAATAAATTTGGGTTGGAAAAATGTTTACCAAGTCATCTTTCAGCTGAAAAGATGAACAATCCACCCAGCCCACTCCCACAGTCAAATATTGAGCAAAAAACCATAATAAAGTCTTACCTTCTAAGTCATCAATGCTCTTTTCCAATTTGGTTACTGACCTCTCAGCAAATTCAGCCCGAGTCTCAGCCTGGAATAATTCAGTTCAGGAAAGTTAACAAAGTTTAACTTCCAAGTGGTTGCAAACATGGGGACAACTGAAGTATGACTAGCAAGCAAGcagcaaaatatataatatactatataatattagCAAGCAGTACAAAGGTGTTGATTTGCATCACATACTGTCTTAGGGTGATCAATGATGACAGGACAGCAAACTGACactaatatgaatatgaatactGATGAACACTATGTTATCAGCACATGCTTTTGGGTCCCACCATCTTAAAATGAACATTTGATGCCCATTTAAAGTTTGGTAAAttaactttattctttttatttttacctctttcAGTTTGTCAGAAAggaccttgatttcctcttcatattTGTCTTCCTTTTGTGAGTACTGTAATTAGAAAGATTATTCCATATGTTAGGCTAAAGTTCACTATGAGCATGTGTTTTCCCCATATATAGACCCAcaccccttcttccttcctccaaagcTATCAAGGATCACTCAAATATAGGCACAATTGAACTTCAGATAGGAACAACACACTGCAATAAAGCTCTCCTTGGGCCAATCTCTTTTACATGGAAAACAGGCAAATAGTCATCATTTATCCACAcagaacctttaaaaaaattcattactgAGTATAATTCACCAATCTAACATAATATTTTCATCTGAAAGAAGAAtcaagtttgctttttttttttttaacagtccCCTAGTGATAGAGTCAGAATTTTGCTATTTCCTAAAATACCTGCTGAATTGTTGCTCTAAGTCTGTAGGGACATCAAAGAGAAATGTGGGGCTACTGctttgaatgattttttaaaagtgctttccCCCCACATCATGCTTCTGGCCTACCTTTTCAGCCTGAGCCTCCAGTGACTTCAGGTTGTTCGTCACAGTTTTCAATTCTTCTTCAAGCTCGGCACATTTGCTATTATTTCAGAACAGAGGCAGGAAGGGTAGGGAGGGCAGGAGATCAAATCAAGCCAAAGAAAggatagaaggagaaaaaaaggagagagatggagaaaaatgaaaattgagtTCTAGAGACAAAGAGCAGCCTTAAAGTAGCCAAATCATCACAGATTAAAATGCTCCAATTCTTCAGTCAATCATTGCCCCCCAACTTGGCAATGGAAGCAAGGTATGCTTAgtgtgaaataattaaaatagcttTTAAGTGCGATGATTCGGCTTCTTTTAGGCTGCACCAAAGATTGcttatgaaggaaaaataaagaatcaaaAAAGGACCAAAAAGAAAGCACTTTAAAGCAAGATATAAGAGACAGCAAAGGGTGTAGTGGATGTGCAGTCATTACTACCAAATGAACCAGTAGGCGATGAAAGCTGAAAGATTGTTGGGTGGCAGTTAAACCTAAGAACCATACAATAGCCATCAGTACCTTATCCTCTGCAGCCATTAATGCTTTCAAAGTCTGATCCATAATTCTTAATTGTTCTTCCAGCTGTCGGACTTGGCTGTTAGTGGACACATGAAATGCACAAGGCCATTCACAAAATCAGTGTGCAAGTAAATGCATGCAGTGATCTATGCAGTCACACAGACACCCCACACACATGTCCTCCTGGGTTCCACGCTCATGGTTCATCCCAGTCAAATGAGCAAACAGGGAGCTTCGAGCTGAAAACAAGTAAACGTGTAACTGCCAGTAGGTCATGCTGTTTAGTCACTGCTTGGCAGCACCCCACACACATCCTGGTGGCACTGGGGTCACTTACCCTTCTGAGAGCTCAGCACGCTCTTCTGCACGCTCCAGATCACTCTCAATGATGACCAGTTTCCGGGCCACCTGCGGGAAGACAAACCCAACACCCCCAGTTACAGACAAAACGAGGGAGCAGCGGGGTTTGGCTCTCTCAGGCCCCGGCTGCCCTGGGTTTCATAATGGGTGCAGGTCAAGGATGATTCATTCCTCCCAGACGGGAGAGAAGCGAGGAATCTCTCTCCATGTGGCATTCctgacaaaaaggaaaaccacGAGAAGCTTCTTTCTGCTTTTGAGAGCACAGAATTATGGCTTGTGACTAAATGCTCTAGAATGTTAAATGTCTGGCATAGGTAAAACTTTGCTGATTACGTATAGAGCAGACAGTCCACTGTAGAGTGGACAAGAGGGTTATCCACTTCAGAAAGCTGAAAACAGACAGGGAGGAAGCTATGCATTTCCTGCAAACTCATGTAAAGGATGATAAAGTTCTGTCTGGgagaaaaaattcaggaaaaaatccCTAAAGATAGCCACACCCAATTCTAAACTATATGAAAAGGGCTTTGTTTCTTGGCTTTCTAGAGGGCTGGTCAAGAACAAAGAGGAGATAACAAGAGGGATCATTTGGGTACCTTAATGTACAAGATAATTAAGAAGTTACATCGCTCAGATAGGAATCTAAGAGTAAGGTGATACTTTGAAGGGAACAGAAGTATCCAAATCACATTCTCTGGGAACAGGTGTTAAACAGAAAAATTAGCTTCCATgctgcttcagattcctcatgataaaaaaacatttttaaagcagcAGTTGAGAACAGCTAGAAACCAATAAAGAGAAATATCGAGAACACTGTGAAATCACTTGACAAAATATTGGCTAACAAAGGCTTTTTTATCGTATTTGCTTTTCGTTTATGGGACACGATTTGGCCCATACATCTAGATCCACATTATAATTTTGCCTTCTTATATTTAGCAACAAGGCTCTTTAGTGTAAATATTCTAAATTCGTACAATAAGGTATTGGGAGttgtggaggagagggaagaagaatatGTTAAAAAGGCACTGTCTGGTCATCTACCGAAAGGTCAATTTGGACACTGACCTCTTCATATTTGCGGTCAGCATCCTCAGCAATGTGCTTAGCCTCTTTAAGCTGGATCTCCtgaatttccattttctcctcatcCTTTTGGGCTCTGCTTTCAATGACCTTCATTCCTCTGAGAGAAAAGACAAGTAAGAAAACCccagatttaaattttttgtgcGTAAACTAGGAGGCTCAAATAGAATTCAGGcctattgttttttcttctaaatgGTGAAGCACAACTTTCTAGGATTTAAAAGCTGGGGGGAAAGAGTTTGGAtagtgggagaagggaaggataatgatagaaaaaaatagaaaatgatacaAAATGTTTTTAGTTCACTGTAAATTAAAATCTCATAGTTTAGgtatagtttttatatattttgaaaaaaaaacaagcatttgcTACATGTAATTGCTTAAGAAACATTGTGACTTGCAGTATATCTGAATCTAGGCAATAATAAGCCACTCTATAGTAAAAgagcctttaaatatttttgatctGACCTGTAATTTCATCTCTATACAGATTAGTATTATTCAGTAACTTATAGTTTTGGAGAATTGCTTGCGTACACTGAGATACAGtaactggcccaggatcacacagccagcaaatgagggaattggaacTTGAAccttgattttctatttttttttgggggggtgcaGCTCTCTGTGCTATATTTGTGATGAGTCTAGTATGCAAAAAACTAGGAATAAAAAGACCAGAATTCTTTCAGATCAATCTGTATGACCTCAGGTAAGTCACTTTGCATCCCAGAACCCTTATAAAGGAACTAGACTAGTTCATCTATAAGGGCCCTTCCAAATTTAAAAAGCTCCAATTTTAAACCCAGGCAGTGGCTGGTTTTTAAGTTTTCTTGAGCAAGCTGTACTTTGTAATGCAGTCAGCAATCATACACGTAACCATTTCGTCTTAAAGATCCATTGCAAAGAACAACTCATTTTAAGATGAAATCCATCATAAATGAGCAATAAGAAACACTATATCATCTATTGCCACAGTTTCCTCTGTAGAAAATGTCCACAGGCCATAGGATTTGGGGCAAAAGATTTCAGAAATCACACTAATAAAAGCAAAGGTCTAATCCTATCTCTTATCAGTttaacattcttatttttttagatgaggaaattgaggtccatgTGGAGTATCACTTTTcaatataggatcatagaatatTGGCACTTAAGGTTACTTAGTGATCAATTAATCTAAACCCTTCAATTTACAAAATGGAAAACAGGCACAAAGAAGATAACTTGTATAAAATCATACACAGTTAATGGTGGAACTGGGGCTACAGATTTCCAATACAGTACTCTTTCCTCTATACCAAATGGTTCTTCGTGTCAAGAATAGCACACTATATGGCAACGGACCCTTTGCCTTTATCTGTTTCTACACAGGGACACATTGGGCCAATATAGTAGACTTGACTTGGGAGAGAGTCAGTGCGAGAGGCACAGGTATGAATACTTTCAAATAAAGGGGTATCTGCCTGATTTCTAAAGCccccaaataaaattatatatgatcCCTAAAAGACTTActgttttatctttgttttttctcAGACATTAACATGATTATTGAAGAGTTAACTACTTATCAAACTTCACCCCCtccctcaaagaaaaaataaatagaaaattattttaaatatatgaaatccTTCTATGAACCTGAATGAGAAAAAACCTTGAAGCCTCTACCTAGAAATATACTGAGTAAAGTAATCCCACTGAGGAAACGGTAATGACAGCTGGAATCTAAAGATAATAGAATCTTTCAGAATTCGGAGTCCCCAATGCTCAATTTTAAGACTCTTTAACTCTCCATCCATCTTCCACATAAGCAATACCAGACCACGCTGTCCTATCAGGCAAGGGACTGgcggtaaaaaaaaaaggacctggaTTAGATGTTTCTACCTCTCACTCTCATCTGCTGCCTTTTCAGCCTCCTCCAATTTCTGCAGGGCAGTTGCCAGGCGCTCCTGAGCACGGTCCAACTCTTCCTCAACCAGCTGGATACGTCTGTTCAAAGAAGCTACATCAGCTTCAGcctaggggagggaagaagagagtgaaGTCGCAAACGGCTACAAAGGTGAAGAAAATAGTTAAGAGAGATCTCTTGCAACAGTTATTTTAGAATGGATTTTGTAGGCTAACCAGGTAGTTGCTATTTAGCATCATTCCAAACTCTGGTTAATGTCATCAGTTAACTGTTAGGTTTTCTAGAATGGTATTTCTATCTGAATCGAGGTCTGGGATGGAAGGATGCCTAGGCCAAGGGAGAGAGTTTTAAGTTAATGCCAGCTATTTGACTTACATCTAAATGGGCTAGTTTGTAACAAAAATAGGGCCTTGGTAAATTAAATGGGAGCAAATGGGCAGAATTAAGGCAAATAAGCTCTTGGCTTTTTCCATTGACAGATCTCAAACCAATAAACCTTTGTCATTGTTCCTGAAAACCATCTTTCTCCCGATTTCACTAACTGGGAAGTTTAGGCatggaaagaggagaaataacTTACCTAGgcttaatcatataaaaataccAGGAATAGCACTTAGCAGTAACCATCCACCCTTCTCTTGGTCAGCCTCTCACAGAAGGGCTGTGTTACCTTTTGAAGGGATCAAAATTAATCTTCAAATTCAAATGCAAATAAATAGGCTACAGTCACCCACTAGCAAAATGAAGGAGGCTAActgcttctccctctcccccttctttcataaacctttattttctgtcttagtaacaactctaagatagaaaggaaagggctaggcaagtggggttcagagacttgtccagagtaatacagctaggaagtatctgaagccaaacttgaatccaggtcctcctgacctaGGAGGCTTGGCACTCtctccattgttttatttttattatttatttttaatatagaaaaaCCCTTATCattcatcttaggatcaatactgtgcattgattttaaggcagaagagtactaagggctaggcaatggggagtaagtgacttgcccatggtcacactgctaggaagtatctaagagcacatttgaatccagaactttccatctttaggcctggatctcaatccactgaaccaactagctgaCCCCTtgagcttctttttaaaaaaagaaaattattctttgaatCATGCactttaactaaaaaaaaaaagcaaacaagacACTCATAAATTACATCTTTCATTCTCTTCACAGATTGTGATCATGTAAGCATATGGCAGGCACATAACTTTTGAAATGACTGGGcataaaatcataggatttaggaCCATAGGGGAGAGAATCTAGCCCAATGCCTGGTTTTAAAGATAAATGTTTAGTccaatagaaagaatattggcttttgagtcagagaacctggatttggATGCTACCTTTGATTTTTTCTGCCtataactttgggaaagtcacttaacccccttggaccctccttcatctgtaaaataagggggttattGGGTATCGTGCCACATTCCTATAATCTCTGCTCCTGGGGAGGTTAAGGAGAATAGGTCACCAgagcttgggagttctgagctgaaGAAATGACTAACATCTATCTAGTATTGGCACAAAGTTGGTTGGCTCCCAGAAAGGGAGAGACCATCAGGCTGCCTAAGGAGAGGAATACTCGCTAATGTGAGAAACAGCCAGGCAAAGCTTCCCTGTCTCTTGGCTCTTGCTCATGAGTGGCTGCTTCACTTGTAGCCTCAGTGAGATGAGAGATTCAGTTTCAGAAAATAAAAGGGGG is from Gracilinanus agilis isolate LMUSP501 chromosome 2, AgileGrace, whole genome shotgun sequence and encodes:
- the TPM1 gene encoding tropomyosin alpha-1 chain isoform X6 is translated as MDAIKKKMQMLKLDKENALDRAEQAEADKKAAEDRSKQLEDELVSLQKKLKGTEDELDKYSEALKDAQEKLELAEKKATDAEADVASLNRRIQLVEEELDRAQERLATALQKLEEAEKAADESERGMKVIESRAQKDEEKMEIQEIQLKEAKHIAEDADRKYEEVARKLVIIESDLERAEERAELSEGKCAELEEELKTVTNNLKSLEAQAEKYSQKEDKYEEEIKVLSDKLKEAETRAEFAERSVTKLEKSIDDLEDQLYQQLEQNRRLTNELKLALNED
- the TPM1 gene encoding tropomyosin alpha-1 chain isoform X4 gives rise to the protein MDAIKKKMQMLKLDKENALDRAEQAEADKKAAEDRSKQLEDELVSLQKKLKGTEDELDKYSEALKDAQEKLELAEKKATDAEADVASLNRRIQLVEEELDRAQERLATALQKLEEAEKAADESERGMKVIESRAQKDEEKMEIQEIQLKEAKHIAEDADRKYEEVARKLVIIESDLERAEERAELSEGKCAELEEELKTVTNNLKSLEAQAEKYSQKEDKYEEEIKVLSDKLKEAETRAEFAERSVTKLEKSIDDLEEKVAHAKEENLSMHQMLDQTLLELNNM
- the TPM1 gene encoding tropomyosin alpha-1 chain isoform X12, coding for MDAIKKKMQMLKLDKENALDRAEQAEADKKAAEDRSKQLEEDISAKEKLLRVAEDERDRVLEELHKAEDSLLTADETAAKAEADVASLNRRIQLVEEELDRAQERLATALQKLEEAEKAADESERGMKVIESRAQKDEEKMEIQEIQLKEAKHIAEDADRKYEEVARKLVIIESDLERAEERAELSEGQVRQLEEQLRIMDQTLKALMAAEDKYSQKEDKYEEEIKVLSDKLKEAETRAEFAERSVTKLEKSIDDLEEKVAHAKEENLSMHQMLDQTLLELNNM
- the TPM1 gene encoding tropomyosin alpha-1 chain isoform X13, which translates into the protein MAGISSLEAVRRKIRSLQEQADSAEERAGSLQRELDQERKLRETAEADVASLNRRIQLVEEELDRAQERLATALQKLEEAEKAADESERGMKVIESRAQKDEEKMEIQEIQLKEAKHIAEDADRKYEEVARKLVIIESDLERAEERAELSEGKCAELEEELKTVTNNLKSLEAQAEKYSQKEDKYEEEIKVLSDKLKEAETRAEFAERSVTKLEKSIDDLEEKVAHAKEENLSMHQMLDQTLLELNNM
- the TPM1 gene encoding tropomyosin alpha-1 chain isoform X2, producing the protein MDAIKKKMQMLKLDKENALDRAEQAEADKKAAEDRSKQLEEDISAKEKLLRVAEDERDRVLEELHKAEDSLLTADETAAKLEDELVSLQKKLKGTEDELDKYSEALKDAQEKLELAEKKATDAEADVASLNRRIQLVEEELDRAQERLATALQKLEEAEKAADESERGMKVIESRAQKDEEKMEIQEIQLKEAKHIAEDADRKYEEVARKLVIIESDLERAEERAELSEGKCAELEEELKTVTNNLKSLEAQAEKYSQKEDKYEEEIKVLSDKLKEAETRAEFAERSVTKLEKSIDDLEEKVAHAKEENLSMHQMLDQTLLELNNM
- the TPM1 gene encoding tropomyosin alpha-1 chain isoform X7, producing MAGISSLEAVRRKIRSLQEQADSAEERAGSLQRELDQERKLRETAEADVASLNRRIQLVEEELDRAQERLATALQKLEEAEKAADESERGMKVIESRAQKDEEKMEIQEIQLKEAKHIAEDADRKYEEVARKLVIIESDLERAEERAELSEGKCAELEEELKTVTNNLKSLEAQAEKYSQKEDKYEEEIKVLSDKLKEAETRAEFAERSVTKLEKSIDDLEDKFLCFTSLKTPSSSWMFHLSELCSFSQVYFRVLQLPLILSSFSILPQGKALTVPSIVQKLFLSM
- the TPM1 gene encoding tropomyosin alpha-1 chain isoform X3 — translated: MDAIKKKMQMLKLDKENALDRAEQAEADKKAAEDRSKQLEDELVSLQKKLKGTEDELDKYSEALKDAQEKLELAEKKATDAEADVASLNRRIQLVEEELDRAQERLATALQKLEEAEKAADESERGMKVIESRAQKDEEKMEIQEIQLKEAKHIAEDADRKYEEVARKLVIIESDLERAEERAELSEGKCAELEEELKTVTNNLKSLEAQAEKYSQKEDKYEEEIKVLSDKLKEAETRAEFAERSVTKLEKSIDDLEDELYAQKLKYKAISEELDHALNDMTSIESGTCQRRKP
- the TPM1 gene encoding tropomyosin alpha-1 chain isoform X8, with protein sequence MDAIKKKMQMLKLDKENALDRAEQAEADKKAAEDRSKQLEEDISAKEKLLRVAEDERDRVLEELHKAEDSLLTADETAAKAEADVASLNRRIQLVEEELDRAQERLATALQKLEEAEKAADESERGMKVIESRAQKDEEKMEIQEIQLKEAKHIAEDADRKYEEVARKLVIIESDLERAEERAELSEGKCAELEEELKTVTNNLKSLEAQAEKYSQKEDKYEEEIKVLSDKLKEAETRAEFAERSVTKLEKSIDDLEEKVAHAKEENLSMHQMLDQTLLELNNM
- the TPM1 gene encoding tropomyosin alpha-1 chain isoform X10, with the protein product MDAIKKKMQMLKLDKENALDRAEQAEADKKAAEDRSKQLEEDISAKEKLLRVAEDERDRVLEELHKAEDSLLTADETAAKAEADVASLNRRIQLVEEELDRAQERLATALQKLEEAEKAADESERGMKVIESRAQKDEEKMEIQEIQLKEAKHIAEDADRKYEEVARKLVIIESDLERAEERAELSEGKCAELEEELKTVTNNLKSLEAQAEKYSQKEDKYEEEIKVLSDKLKEAETRAEFAERSVTKLEKSIDDLEDELYAQKLKYKAISEELDHALNDMTSM
- the TPM1 gene encoding tropomyosin alpha-1 chain isoform X18; the encoded protein is MAGISSLEAVRRKIRSLQEQADSAEERAGSLQRELDQERKLRETAEADVASLNRRIQLVEEELDRAQERLATALQKLEEAEKAADESERGMKVIESRAQKDEEKMEIQEIQLKEAKHIAEDADRKYEEVARKLVIIESDLERAEERAELSEGQVRQLEEQLRIMDQTLKALMAAEDKYSQKEDKYEEEIKVLSDKLKEAETRAEFAERSVTKLEKSIDDLEDQLYQQLEQNRRLTNELKLALNED
- the TPM1 gene encoding tropomyosin alpha-1 chain isoform X1, whose product is MDAIKKKMQMLKLDKENALDRAEQAEADKKAAEDRSKQLEDELVSLQKKLKGTEDELDKYSEALKDAQEKLELAEKKATDAEADVASLNRRIQLVEEELDRAQERLATALQKLEEAEKAADESERGMKVIESRAQKDEEKMEIQEIQLKEAKHIAEDADRKYEEVARKLVIIESDLERAEERAELSEGKCAELEEELKTVTNNLKSLEAQAEKYSQKEDKYEEEIKVLSDKLKEAETRAEFAERSVTKLEKSIDDLEDKFLCFTSLKTPSSSWMFHLSELCSFSQVYFRVLQLPLILSSFSILPQGKALTVPSIVQKLFLSM
- the TPM1 gene encoding tropomyosin alpha-1 chain isoform X9, with protein sequence MDAIKKKMQMLKLDKENALDRAEQAEADKKAAEDRSKQLEDELVSLQKKLKGTEDELDKYSEALKDAQEKLELAEKKATDAEADVASLNRRIQLVEEELDRAQERLATALQKLEEAEKAADESERGMKVIESRAQKDEEKMEIQEIQLKEAKHIAEDADRKYEEVARKLVIIESDLERAEERAELSEGQVRQLEEQLRIMDQTLKALMAAEDKYSQKEDKYEEEIKVLSDKLKEAETRAEFAERSVTKLEKSIDDLEEKVAHAKEENLSMHQMLDQTLLELNNM
- the TPM1 gene encoding tropomyosin alpha-1 chain isoform X11; this encodes MDAIKKKMQMLKLDKENALDRAEQAEADKKAAEDRSKQLEDELVSLQKKLKGTEDELDKYSEALKDAQEKLELAEKKATDAEADVASLNRRIQLVEEELDRAQERLATALQKLEEAEKAADESERGMKVIESRAQKDEEKMEIQEIQLKEAKHIAEDADRKYEEVARKLVIIESDLERAEERAELSEGQVRQLEEQLRIMDQTLKALMAAEDKYSQKEDKYEEEIKVLSDKLKEAETRAEFAERSVTKLEKSIDDLEDELYAQKLKYKAISEELDHALNDMTSM
- the TPM1 gene encoding tropomyosin alpha-1 chain isoform X5, whose amino-acid sequence is MDAIKKKMQMLKLDKENALDRAEQAEADKKAAEDRSKQLEDELVSLQKKLKGTEDELDKYSEALKDAQEKLELAEKKATDAEADVASLNRRIQLVEEELDRAQERLATALQKLEEAEKAADESERGMKVIESRAQKDEEKMEIQEIQLKEAKHIAEDADRKYEEVARKLVIIESDLERAEERAELSEGKCAELEEELKTVTNNLKSLEAQAEKYSQKEDKYEEEIKVLSDKLKEAETRAEFAERSVTKLEKSIDDLEDELYAQKLKYKAISEELDHALNDMTSI
- the TPM1 gene encoding tropomyosin alpha-1 chain isoform X16, producing MAGISSLEAVRRKIRSLQEQADSAEERAGSLQRELDQERKLRETAEADVASLNRRIQLVEEELDRAQERLATALQKLEEAEKAADESERGMKVIESRAQKDEEKMEIQEIQLKEAKHIAEDADRKYEEVARKLVIIESDLERAEERAELSEGQVRQLEEQLRIMDQTLKALMAAEDKYSQKEDKYEEEIKVLSDKLKEAETRAEFAERSVTKLEKSIDDLEEKVAHAKEENLSMHQMLDQTLLELNNM
- the TPM1 gene encoding tropomyosin alpha-1 chain isoform X14; translation: MAGISSLEAVRRKIRSLQEQADSAEERAGSLQRELDQERKLRETAEADVASLNRRIQLVEEELDRAQERLATALQKLEEAEKAADESERGMKVIESRAQKDEEKMEIQEIQLKEAKHIAEDADRKYEEVARKLVIIESDLERAEERAELSEGKCAELEEELKTVTNNLKSLEAQAEKYSQKEDKYEEEIKVLSDKLKEAETRAEFAERSVTKLEKSIDDLEDELYAQKLKYKAISEELDHALNDMTSM
- the TPM1 gene encoding tropomyosin alpha-1 chain isoform X17, with translation MAGISSLEAVRRKIRSLQEQADSAEERAGSLQRELDQERKLRETAEADVASLNRRIQLVEEELDRAQERLATALQKLEEAEKAADESERGMKVIESRAQKDEEKMEIQEIQLKEAKHIAEDADRKYEEVARKLVIIESDLERAEERAELSEGQVRQLEEQLRIMDQTLKALMAAEDKYSQKEDKYEEEIKVLSDKLKEAETRAEFAERSVTKLEKSIDDLEDELYAQKLKYKAISEELDHALNDMTSM
- the TPM1 gene encoding tropomyosin alpha-1 chain isoform X15 codes for the protein MAGISSLEAVRRKIRSLQEQADSAEERAGSLQRELDQERKLRETAEADVASLNRRIQLVEEELDRAQERLATALQKLEEAEKAADESERGMKVIESRAQKDEEKMEIQEIQLKEAKHIAEDADRKYEEVARKLVIIESDLERAEERAELSEGKCAELEEELKTVTNNLKSLEAQAEKYSQKEDKYEEEIKVLSDKLKEAETRAEFAERSVTKLEKSIDDLEDQLYQQLEQNRRLTNELKLALNED